The following DNA comes from Chitinophaga nivalis.
CCCAGATCAGATCTACCTATGGCGTTATGGGGAATGCTAATGTGGGCGATTACCAATACCTCTCGCGCTGGTCAAATATTCCGCCGAACTCCATAGAAAAGTTGCCCGACTATGATGATCAGACCATTTATACACTCATACAACCCGTTAACCAGCAATACAGCTGGTCCAGCGCCAGCAAGTTCGAAGTGGGCGCCCGGGTGGGATTCTTCAACAGCAGATTAAACATCGAAGGTAATTACTACATCAACAGGGATGGTAAGCAGTTGACAAACATTACTACCCCGGCATTCACAGGCTTTCCTTCAGTGGTGGGCAACTGGCCTGCTGTTATCCGGAACAATGGGATGGAGTTGATATTGGATGGAACGATCCTGCATACAAATACCTGGGGCCTGACCGCACGTTTCCAGGTAAGTAAGAACAATAATACACTGGTGGCTTTTGAAGGATTGGAAGATTCTCCCTACAGGGATATGTATAAGATCGGTTCCCCTGTAACTGCTAAATCCTACTCCCACTATATTGGCATCAACCCGATGAAAGGAACACCTGCGTTTGAGGATTATAATGGAGATGGGAGTATGCCTGCCGGGATGAGCTCAAATTACCCGGACCCTTCAGTGGATGATCATTACCGGGTGATTGACCTGAACCCTAAATATTTCGGTGGCGCGGGTTTTCGGGTAGATTTCAAGCGGGTATTATCGCTGGATGCACAATTCAGCTTCGAAAATGGCCTGGTCATGGATCCGTTGAATGACCTCGGGTATGGGAGAGTGACCAACGTGGTAATGCACCGGGAAATCGAGAACAGCCACTGGAAGCAACCGGGCGACAAAGCGCTTTACGCCAGGTATTCCGGCCAAAACAACGGTGCATTTTTCGGATCAGATGCCTACTATGCCAAAGGTGCTTTTATCAGCCTGGATAATCTTAGTCTGTCATACATGTTGCCTGCCGCATGGTTGAAGAAAGTGGGTATGAAGCAGGGAACGATCTCGGTGAATTCATCAAAGATTTTCAAACTCACGCAATACAGAACGACGGATGCTGAATTGGGTACTACGCCGCAGATCAGAAGAATTGCCGCTAACATGAGATTAAGCTTCTAAAATCAATCGTATGAAAAGAATTGCTTTCAATATACCTGCAGCCGGTGTTTTATTGTTAGGCCTGCTGGTAACAGGTTGCAATAAAATGCTGGATATAAAGGACCCGGTAAATTCGATCACTACCAACCAGGTTTTCCAGAGTGACGAGCAGGCAGCTATTGCGCTCAATGGTTTGTATTCTTACCTGATCAGTGGAGGAGAACTCGAAGTCAATACGGGGGAGACGCTGGGCAATGATTTATACAGTGCCGGAGGCATTACGCTGGCAGCCGGACATTCTGCAGATGAATTATATCATCCCTCGCTCAGCGGGGATGACAAATACTATGTGGAAACTGCCGCCAGGATTACATTGCAGAAGTTGGGCTATTCCACGAAATTATGGAAGTCGGCCTATAAAGCGATTTTCAATGCCAATGCGCTGATAGAAGGTGTAAAAGCTGCTAAGTCAAAAGAGTTTACGCAGGCCTACCGGCAAAGAGTGATGGGCGAAGCGCTGGCAGTGCGGGCAATGGGATATTTCTACCTGGTAAACCTGTTCGAAAAAATTCCTCTTGCCTTATCCATCGATTATAATGATACACGCCAGCTCCCTTCCGCCAGTCCTGCCGTTGTATACCAGCAAATCATCAGCGACCTGGAAGAAGCGTCGGGGTATCTTTCTGAAGATTATGATGGTAACAACGTGGAGCGCATCCGGATCAATAAATGGTATGTGAAGGCAATGCTGGCAAGGGTGTACCTGTATACCAAAAATTATGAGAAAGCCTGGCAGCATGCTAATGATGTGATTAACAGGACGGATTTGTTTAAACTGGAAAGTCTGCATGACGTGTTCGGCATATCCAGCCGGGAAGTTATTTTCCAGTTGAAGCAGGTCAATACGCTGCGGGCACGAGGCAATGCCACGCCTGAGGGATATGTCAAAACGGGCCGGTACCTCACGCCGATGCTCATGAATGCTTTCGAAACGGGCGATAACAGAAAGACCGCCTGGACAGCAGCTATTGCCGGCGGCCCATTTACACCTGCCGGTTTTTCTCCGGACAAGTATAAAATCAATTCCACCAACTTTGTGTTTGGAGGATACCGATCCGAATATTATGTAGTGATGCGGCTCGCGGAAATGTACCTGATCAGGGCGGAAGCGAATATGTTGCGGGGCGCGGTCAATAAGAATGCCGTGATCGATGATCTGAACGCCATCAGGGTACGTGCCGGATTGAAAGGGCTGCCTTATACTTTAACCGATCAGCAGGTAACGGATGCCATTGCGCAGGAAAGACGTATAGAGTTGTTTGCTGAATGGGGACATCGCTGGCTGGATCTGAAAAGAACGAACAAGGCTACAGCCGTGCTTTCGGCGATCCCTTACAAACAGCCGTGGAATCAGCATCAGTTGCTATACCCCATTCCTCCGGACGAAATCCGCTGGGACAATCACCTCTCCCAGAATATCGGCTACTAGTAAAAAGTGATCACCATACAAATAAAAAAAGATGTTTCAATTCAGTTATAAAAGATGTTTCAAAGCGTGCGTGTTAGCGGGTGGTATGTTGATGTTCAGTACTTCCTGTAAGAAGGAATTACCGCAAGCGATATTTCCGGCGTCTTTGACGATTGTGAATGGCGTTAACGACAATACTTCTTTCCTGACAGCCTATTTTGGAAATGCACAACCCAAATACTACAACCGGCTGTCTTATATCGGCAGTGGCAACTCTTATGATTATGCTACGGATAAAATGGAGCAACCGGTTACGTTGTTCAGGAATAATGATACCCTCCAGCCCGGCAAATTCTTCCTGAAAACCAGCCTGCAACTGGAGCCCGGCGGGATTTTTACGCAATTCGTATACGGTAGTCCAACGCAGGTGAAACAAAAAACTATCAAGGAACAGCTTCCTCCGCGTAGTCTGCATGACAGTGTGGCCCATCTCCGGATTATTAACCTCTTCGATAACAGATCAATCGATGTGGTGCAGCTGGAGCCGGTAGCGGTAACTATGGTGACCAATCTCGCCTATGAACAACTGTCTGATTTTATAAAGGTGCCTGTTAACGCATCTGTAAAGAATTTCCGTTTTGCCGTGAAAGATCATGCAACCGGCGTCGCACTGGATACGCTGTCCGAAATAAATATTAGTCCGGGTAGTACTACACTAAGCGTCCAATGGCTGTTTAAAGCACGTACGATGCTGGTAACCGGAACATG
Coding sequences within:
- a CDS encoding RagB/SusD family nutrient uptake outer membrane protein — encoded protein: MKRIAFNIPAAGVLLLGLLVTGCNKMLDIKDPVNSITTNQVFQSDEQAAIALNGLYSYLISGGELEVNTGETLGNDLYSAGGITLAAGHSADELYHPSLSGDDKYYVETAARITLQKLGYSTKLWKSAYKAIFNANALIEGVKAAKSKEFTQAYRQRVMGEALAVRAMGYFYLVNLFEKIPLALSIDYNDTRQLPSASPAVVYQQIISDLEEASGYLSEDYDGNNVERIRINKWYVKAMLARVYLYTKNYEKAWQHANDVINRTDLFKLESLHDVFGISSREVIFQLKQVNTLRARGNATPEGYVKTGRYLTPMLMNAFETGDNRKTAWTAAIAGGPFTPAGFSPDKYKINSTNFVFGGYRSEYYVVMRLAEMYLIRAEANMLRGAVNKNAVIDDLNAIRVRAGLKGLPYTLTDQQVTDAIAQERRIELFAEWGHRWLDLKRTNKATAVLSAIPYKQPWNQHQLLYPIPPDEIRWDNHLSQNIGY